ATCTGTCCGACCTTGTTATTGTATATAATCTGTCCGGTAGAAATTAAAACTGGGGATACAGCTTTAATAAATGGGCGTTGCTCAAGATATTGTACGTCATTTAATGAAAGACTGTTTAAACGCCATGACTGAATATCACCAAACCCTTCTCCTGGGTGCACCTCAATCGACGCCGTTCCCATTGCATTTAAATCTGATAATACTTTTTTCTGTGCCCCCTCCCCGAGGGCAATTACGAAAAGTGTCGCCGCTATTCCAATGATGACACCCAGCATCGTTAACGATGCTCGTAACTTTTCAGTGCATATTGTCTGTATCGACATATTAAGTGCATCACCGAAAACTTTTGCGGCTCTTTTTGCAAGATCTTGAGCTTCATAATTTGTTTCAAAAGCTATTGTTTGAGTTACGGGACGGTGAACTTCATTTGAGACAATACAACCATCGCTCAGTGTTATTGTTCTGTCAGCATAAGCTGCAATCGATTCATCATGGGTAACCAAAACAATAGTATAACCCTCTTTGTTCCTTTGTTTTAAGATTTCCATAATAACTTTGCTGTTTTCTACATCCAGCGCTCCGGTCGGCTCATCAGCAAGAATAACCTTACCTCTATTCATCAGAGCACGGGCAATACTTATACGCTGCTGCTGCCCCCCAGAAAGTACCGACGGTTTGTAGTTAATTTTGCTCTTAAGCCCAAGGTGCTCGAGTAACGCAAGAGCACTTTCTTTCCGTTGCTTGGTTGGTGCTCCTGCATAACGCGCTGGCAATTCGACATTTTCGACAACGGTTAATGATTCTAGCAAGTTATAACGCTGAAAAATAAATCCAAAGAAATAGTTTCGCAATGCTGCTAAATCATCATCTTCCAATTTGGATATATTCGCTCCGGCAACATGATATGAGCCGGCAGTTGCCCGTTCCAAGCATCCAATAATATTAAGAAGTGTTGACTTCCCTGAACCAGACGGCCCAACTATTGCAACAAATTCACCTGAAGAAATTGTTACATTAATATTTTTCAGAAGATGGAATTCTTCTTCACCATCATCTACAGACTTATTAATGCCCTTTAATGAGATTAGCTGCATTATGCGAAACCTTAGAGTGGAATGTTAACACCACAAGCTGAATAGTCATCATTCATTCCAGTAAGTATCACTTGATCGCCAACAGATATTCCAGAGGTAATTTCTATTGTTGTTCC
The DNA window shown above is from Halodesulfovibrio sp. and carries:
- a CDS encoding ABC transporter permease; the encoded protein is MQLISLKGINKSVDDGEEEFHLLKNINVTISSGEFVAIVGPSGSGKSTLLNIIGCLERATAGSYHVAGANISKLEDDDLAALRNYFFGFIFQRYNLLESLTVVENVELPARYAGAPTKQRKESALALLEHLGLKSKINYKPSVLSGGQQQRISIARALMNRGKVILADEPTGALDVENSKVIMEILKQRNKEGYTIVLVTHDESIAAYADRTITLSDGCIVSNEVHRPVTQTIAFETNYEAQDLAKRAAKVFGDALNMSIQTICTEKLRASLTMLGVIIGIAATLFVIALGEGAQKKVLSDLNAMGTASIEVHPGEGFGDIQSWRLNSLSLNDVQYLEQRPFIKAVSPVLISTGQIIYNNKVGQIVLKGVGSQYVSIKNFKLSEGRFLHPSDITDMASVVVIDQQIKNTLFPHSTSVIGRAVLLDDVSLRVVGVIEQNSLQQDNVGALTAYSPFSTVWTKLSPGSKIQSISIKLKDSVNATSAESIINSVLLKLHNGKKDFFTFNIDLLHNAVKQTSETMSLSAACIAFISLLVGGIGVMNIMLVSVAERVSEIGLRMAIGARRAEILIQFVIESIILCLLGSLLGVFTSYIVQLLFMNFAPDIPLAHSACNMFWAFFCSIIFGVFFGIIPAYRASRLTPATALLRD